In one window of Streptomyces roseofulvus DNA:
- a CDS encoding PLP-dependent cysteine synthase family protein, with amino-acid sequence MSTTPHTAEATATVDVDRSDPAYRAWLKEAVRKVQADANRSADTHLLRFPLPEKWGIDLYLKDESTHPTGSLKHRLARSLFLYALCNGWIRPGKPVIEASSGSTAVSEAYFAKLIGVPFVAVMPRTTSPEKCRLIEFHGGQCHFVDDPRSMYEESAALAARTGGHYMDQFTYAERATDWRGNNNIAESIYQQLRLERYPEPAWIVATAGTGGTSATIARYVHYTQQDTRICVADPENSCFFDGWVRHDPGATADCGSRIEGIGRPRMEPSFVPGAVDRMMKVPDAASVAAVRALETAIGRKAGGSTGTGLWSALRIVAEMVAAERTGSVVTLLCDPGDRYLDKYYSDAWLAEQGLDITPYAATLERFLATGVWPE; translated from the coding sequence TTGAGCACCACCCCCCACACTGCCGAGGCCACGGCCACCGTGGACGTCGACCGCAGCGATCCGGCCTACCGCGCCTGGCTGAAGGAGGCGGTGCGCAAGGTGCAGGCCGACGCCAACCGCTCCGCCGACACCCACCTGCTGCGCTTCCCGCTCCCCGAGAAGTGGGGCATCGACCTCTACCTCAAGGACGAGTCCACCCACCCCACCGGCAGCCTCAAGCACCGGCTCGCCCGCTCGCTCTTCCTGTACGCGCTCTGCAACGGCTGGATCCGTCCCGGCAAGCCCGTCATCGAGGCGTCCAGTGGCTCCACCGCCGTCTCCGAGGCGTACTTCGCGAAGCTCATCGGCGTGCCGTTCGTCGCCGTGATGCCCCGCACCACCAGCCCGGAGAAGTGCCGGCTCATCGAATTCCACGGCGGGCAGTGCCACTTCGTCGACGACCCGCGGTCGATGTACGAGGAGTCGGCGGCGCTCGCGGCCCGCACCGGCGGCCACTACATGGACCAGTTCACCTACGCGGAGCGGGCCACCGACTGGCGCGGCAACAACAACATCGCCGAGTCGATCTACCAGCAGCTGCGTCTCGAGCGCTACCCCGAACCGGCCTGGATCGTCGCCACCGCCGGCACCGGCGGCACCTCCGCCACCATCGCCCGTTACGTCCACTACACCCAGCAGGACACCCGGATCTGCGTGGCCGACCCGGAGAACTCCTGCTTCTTCGACGGCTGGGTGCGCCACGACCCCGGAGCCACCGCCGACTGCGGCTCGCGCATCGAGGGCATCGGCCGGCCCCGGATGGAGCCCAGCTTCGTGCCGGGCGCCGTCGACCGGATGATGAAGGTTCCGGACGCGGCGAGCGTCGCCGCCGTCCGCGCCCTGGAGACCGCCATCGGGCGCAAGGCCGGCGGCTCCACCGGTACCGGCCTGTGGAGCGCCCTCAGGATCGTGGCGGAGATGGTCGCGGCGGAGCGCACCGGCAGCGTCGTCACCCTCCTCTGCGACCCCGGCGACCGCTACCTCGACAAGTACTACTCGGACGCCTGGCTGGCCGAACAGGGCCTCGACATCACCCCGTACGCGGCCACTCTCGAACGCTTCCTGGCGACGGGCGTCTGGCCGGAGTGA
- a CDS encoding ATP-binding protein, giving the protein MISEPSRYYAVELQALPPRIGQIRRIVAAHLRHWQLDDLVDPVELGVTELLTNVHRHAQPDKECTVELELLLDRLTVSVRDNDPRIPVASETPAEELWGGPDALATSGRGLAIVGALSDSWGVRPGGVSGKVVWFTLTAPPCAGGPAVTGAEAGLGFGLMPLAPVVSYGRLAGVPLSTPAEAPALAASGARA; this is encoded by the coding sequence GTGATCAGCGAGCCGAGCAGGTATTACGCGGTGGAGCTTCAGGCCCTGCCGCCGCGGATCGGACAGATCCGCAGGATCGTCGCCGCCCATCTGCGCCATTGGCAGCTCGACGACTTGGTCGATCCCGTCGAACTGGGAGTGACCGAGCTGTTGACCAACGTGCACCGCCACGCGCAGCCCGACAAGGAGTGCACCGTCGAGCTGGAACTCCTGCTCGACCGGCTGACCGTCTCGGTCCGGGACAACGACCCCCGGATACCGGTGGCGTCGGAGACGCCCGCCGAGGAGCTGTGGGGCGGGCCGGACGCGCTCGCCACCTCGGGCCGCGGCCTCGCCATCGTGGGGGCGCTCAGCGACAGCTGGGGCGTCCGCCCGGGCGGGGTGAGCGGCAAGGTCGTCTGGTTCACCCTCACCGCCCCGCCGTGTGCCGGCGGTCCCGCGGTCACCGGCGCCGAGGCCGGACTGGGCTTCGGGCTGATGCCCCTGGCGCCGGTCGTCTCGTACGGCCGGCTCGCGGGCGTGCCGCTGAGCACGCCCGCGGAGGCCCCGGCGCTCGCGGCGAGCGGGGCCCGGGCCTGA
- a CDS encoding class I SAM-dependent methyltransferase, translated as MISSDAPLPPRLGSLTFHGPLSEERAESLVRRIAAAGPADVLDIGCGWGELLLRVLDAVPGAKGIGIDINAEDLARGRALAAERGLADRSVFVEESARGTGRGPVDAILCLGSSQALCDPELPHDPAEALRELRRLVRPGGLVVLGEGFWERTPTETELAGMWPGATTGDHLPLGGLVGLAIEAGFRPAWIETAGRDEWEAFESGYRYDTELWLAAYPDHPLAAETRERVDRQRSSWLNGYRNVLGMAYLTLVATA; from the coding sequence ATGATCTCTTCAGACGCCCCGCTCCCGCCCCGCCTGGGCAGCCTCACCTTCCACGGCCCGCTCTCCGAGGAGCGGGCCGAGAGCCTCGTCCGCCGGATCGCCGCCGCCGGCCCCGCCGACGTCCTCGACATCGGCTGCGGCTGGGGCGAGTTGCTGCTCCGGGTCCTCGACGCGGTGCCCGGGGCGAAGGGCATCGGCATCGACATCAACGCCGAGGACCTCGCCCGGGGCCGTGCGCTGGCGGCGGAGCGCGGTCTCGCCGACCGCTCGGTCTTCGTCGAGGAGTCCGCGCGCGGCACCGGGCGCGGCCCCGTCGACGCGATCCTCTGCCTCGGCTCCAGCCAGGCGCTGTGCGACCCGGAGCTGCCGCACGACCCGGCGGAGGCGCTGCGGGAGCTGCGCCGGCTGGTCCGGCCCGGCGGCCTGGTGGTGCTCGGCGAGGGCTTCTGGGAGCGGACCCCGACCGAGACGGAGCTCGCCGGGATGTGGCCCGGCGCCACCACCGGCGACCACCTCCCGCTGGGCGGGCTCGTCGGCCTGGCGATCGAGGCCGGGTTCCGCCCGGCGTGGATCGAGACGGCCGGCCGCGACGAGTGGGAGGCGTTCGAGTCCGGCTACCGGTACGACACGGAGCTGTGGCTCGCCGCGTACCCGGACCACCCGCTGGCGGCCGAGACCCGCGAGCGGGTCGACCGGCAGCGGTCGAGCTGGCTGAACGGCTACCGGAACGTCCTCGGCATGGCGTACCTGACGCTGGTCGCCACGGCCTGA
- a CDS encoding ROK family protein, with protein MNGKATTTRTRLDRGRSALGPALELVHTGRAPTRAVLTAELGVTRATAGAVAAELEALGLIRVDSNPGAAAGSQGRPSHRLAVDEKGPVALAAQVHADGFRAALIGLGGTVVATVPGKVTVSADPAQVLGAVVDAGAALLRESGRRCVGAGLAVPSAVAEPEGTALNPLHLAWPAGAPVREIFADRIRDAGVEGPAFTGNDVNLAALAEHRHGAGRGARDLLCVATGHRGVGGALVLDGRLHTGSSGLALEVGHLTVNPEGGPCHCGGRGCLDVETDPLAFLTVAGRAPGPEVSLLQQARDLLRNAPDDPGVRAAVAELIDRLGLGLAGLVNILNPDRIILGGLHRELLDADPERLRAVVADRSLWGRSGGVPILPCTLDHNSLVGAAELAWQPVLDDPLAALGGAPV; from the coding sequence ATGAACGGCAAGGCGACGACGACGCGTACTCGGCTGGACAGGGGGCGGAGCGCGCTCGGTCCCGCGCTGGAGCTGGTGCACACCGGACGGGCGCCGACGCGGGCCGTCCTCACCGCCGAGCTGGGCGTCACCCGCGCCACCGCCGGCGCCGTCGCCGCCGAGCTGGAGGCCCTCGGGCTCATCCGGGTCGACTCCAACCCCGGTGCCGCCGCCGGTTCCCAGGGCCGGCCCTCGCACCGGCTCGCGGTCGACGAGAAGGGCCCCGTGGCGCTCGCCGCCCAGGTCCACGCGGACGGCTTCCGGGCCGCGCTGATCGGCCTCGGCGGCACCGTCGTCGCCACCGTCCCGGGCAAGGTGACGGTCTCGGCCGACCCGGCGCAGGTCCTCGGCGCCGTCGTGGACGCGGGTGCCGCGCTGCTCCGGGAGTCCGGGCGGCGCTGCGTCGGCGCCGGCCTGGCCGTGCCGTCCGCGGTCGCCGAGCCCGAGGGCACCGCGCTCAACCCGCTCCACCTGGCCTGGCCGGCGGGCGCGCCGGTCCGCGAGATCTTCGCCGACCGGATCCGGGACGCCGGTGTCGAGGGTCCCGCCTTCACCGGCAACGACGTGAACCTCGCCGCGCTCGCCGAGCACCGGCACGGAGCCGGGCGCGGCGCCCGCGACCTGCTCTGCGTCGCCACCGGGCACCGGGGCGTCGGCGGGGCGCTCGTCCTCGACGGGCGGCTCCACACGGGTAGTTCGGGCCTCGCCCTGGAGGTCGGCCATCTGACGGTCAATCCGGAGGGCGGCCCCTGCCACTGCGGCGGCCGCGGCTGCCTGGACGTCGAGACCGACCCGCTGGCCTTCCTCACGGTCGCCGGCCGGGCGCCGGGCCCGGAGGTCTCCCTGCTCCAGCAGGCCCGCGACCTGCTCAGGAACGCGCCGGACGATCCGGGGGTGCGGGCCGCGGTGGCGGAGCTGATCGACCGTCTCGGCCTCGGCCTGGCCGGGCTGGTGAACATCCTCAACCCCGACCGGATCATCCTCGGCGGCCTCCACCGCGAGCTGCTCGACGCCGACCCGGAGCGGCTGCGCGCGGTCGTCGCCGACCGCAGCCTGTGGGGCCGCAGCGGCGGCGTCCCGATCCTGCCCTGCACCCTCGACCACAACAGCCTGGTGGGCGCGGCCGAACTGGCCTGGCAGCCGGTGCTCGACGACCCCCTGGCCGCCCTCGGCGGCGCCCCCGTCTGA
- a CDS encoding TetR/AcrR family transcriptional regulator, with the protein MTTVQGARARARIEITAAIKDEARRQLAAEGAAKLSLRAVARELGMVSSALYRYFPSRDDLLTALIIDAYDAVGAAAETAHAAAVEAAPRDHLGHWTAVCRAVRRWAVAHPHEYALIYGSPVPGYTAPQDTVAPAARVGLLLVATARAAHRDEGVALPPLPESLTPEAERLAADLAADLPPALAVALVFAWAQLFGLVSFEVFGQFNRIVEDRDAFFATAAERLGREVGLLPRPRPRP; encoded by the coding sequence ATGACCACCGTTCAAGGAGCCCGCGCCCGCGCCCGGATCGAGATCACCGCCGCCATCAAGGACGAGGCCCGCCGGCAGCTCGCCGCCGAGGGCGCCGCCAAGCTCTCGCTGCGCGCCGTCGCCCGCGAACTCGGCATGGTCTCCTCGGCGCTCTACCGGTACTTCCCCAGCCGGGACGACCTGCTGACCGCGCTCATCATCGACGCGTACGACGCCGTCGGCGCCGCCGCCGAGACCGCCCACGCCGCCGCCGTGGAGGCCGCGCCCCGCGACCACCTCGGCCACTGGACCGCCGTCTGCCGCGCCGTGCGCCGCTGGGCCGTCGCCCACCCCCACGAGTACGCCCTGATCTACGGCTCCCCGGTCCCCGGCTACACCGCCCCCCAGGACACGGTCGCCCCCGCCGCCCGCGTCGGCCTGCTGCTGGTGGCGACCGCCCGCGCCGCCCACCGGGACGAGGGCGTCGCGCTGCCGCCGCTGCCGGAGAGCCTCACCCCGGAAGCGGAGCGGCTCGCCGCCGATCTGGCCGCCGACCTGCCGCCCGCGCTCGCCGTGGCCCTCGTCTTCGCCTGGGCGCAGCTCTTCGGCCTGGTCTCCTTCGAGGTCTTCGGCCAGTTCAACAGGATCGTCGAGGACCGGGACGCCTTCTTCGCCACCGCCGCCGAACGCCTCGGCCGCGAGGTCGGTCTGCTGCCCCGCCCCCGCCCCCGGCCGTGA
- a CDS encoding nitroreductase family deazaflavin-dependent oxidoreductase: MSTTPAAHVIKPGWFTVNVVNRSVAWLTRRGVSVWGSRVLAVKGRKSGAWRTTPVNVLTLDGERYLVAPRGHVQWTRNIRAVGGGELHLGKHVEPFTVTEVGDDAKADVLRAYLKRWKAEVGVFFAGVGPDSTDEELRAIAPKHPVFRIDAAPHA, from the coding sequence ATGTCCACCACCCCCGCCGCCCACGTCATCAAGCCCGGCTGGTTCACCGTCAACGTCGTCAACCGCTCCGTCGCCTGGCTGACCCGCCGGGGCGTCAGCGTCTGGGGTTCCCGGGTCCTCGCCGTGAAGGGCCGCAAGAGCGGCGCCTGGCGCACCACCCCCGTCAACGTGCTCACCCTCGACGGCGAGCGCTACCTCGTCGCCCCCCGCGGCCACGTCCAGTGGACCCGCAACATCCGGGCGGTCGGCGGCGGCGAGCTGCACCTCGGCAAGCACGTCGAACCGTTCACCGTGACCGAGGTCGGCGACGACGCCAAGGCGGACGTGCTGCGCGCCTACCTGAAGCGCTGGAAGGCCGAGGTCGGCGTCTTCTTCGCCGGCGTCGGCCCGGACTCCACCGACGAGGAACTGCGCGCCATCGCCCCCAAGCACCCCGTCTTCCGCATCGACGCCGCCCCGCACGCGTGA
- a CDS encoding geranylgeranyl reductase family protein has translation MWDVVVVGAGPAGASAAYAAAVAGRRVLLLEKSELPRYKTCGGGIIGPSRDALPPGFELPLQDRVHAVTFSLEGRFARTRRSRRMLFGLINRPEFDAQLVEHAQKAGAQLRTGATVTRVEQHGPAVPDRRTVAVVLADGETVLARAVVGADGSASRIGAHVGVKLGQVDLGLEAEIPVPPSVAEDWKGRILIDWGPMPGSYGWVFPKGDTLTVGVISARGEGAATKRYLEDFVARLGLAGFEPTISSGHLTRCRSDDSPLSRGRVLVCGDAAGLLEPWTREGISYALRSGRLAGEWAVRVAEAGDAVDARRQALNYAFAIKAGLGVEMAVGRRMLAVFERRPGLLHAVITGVRPAWKAFADITRGSATLAGMVRSNGLARRALEVLDKRMDTESGVGPAGRGVSRRGEDVVPEATDGDGVSTGRREPEAS, from the coding sequence GTGTGGGACGTCGTGGTCGTCGGCGCCGGCCCGGCGGGCGCGTCGGCGGCGTACGCGGCGGCGGTCGCCGGCCGCCGGGTGCTGCTCCTGGAGAAGTCGGAGCTGCCCCGGTACAAGACCTGCGGCGGCGGCATCATCGGGCCCTCCCGCGACGCGCTGCCGCCGGGCTTCGAACTGCCGCTCCAGGACCGGGTGCACGCGGTCACCTTCTCGCTCGAAGGCCGCTTCGCCCGCACCCGCCGCTCCCGCCGGATGCTCTTCGGGCTGATCAACCGGCCCGAGTTCGACGCCCAGCTCGTGGAGCACGCGCAGAAGGCCGGCGCGCAGCTCCGCACCGGCGCGACGGTGACCAGGGTGGAGCAGCACGGCCCGGCCGTCCCGGACCGGCGGACGGTCGCGGTCGTCCTCGCCGACGGCGAGACGGTGCTCGCGCGGGCCGTGGTCGGCGCGGACGGCAGTGCCAGCCGGATAGGGGCGCACGTCGGCGTCAAGCTCGGCCAGGTGGACCTGGGCCTGGAGGCGGAGATCCCGGTGCCGCCTTCGGTGGCGGAGGACTGGAAGGGCCGGATCCTCATCGACTGGGGGCCGATGCCCGGCAGTTACGGCTGGGTCTTCCCGAAGGGCGACACGCTCACGGTCGGCGTCATCTCGGCGCGCGGCGAGGGCGCGGCGACCAAGCGGTACCTGGAGGACTTCGTCGCCCGGCTCGGTCTCGCCGGCTTCGAGCCCACGATCTCCTCGGGCCATCTGACCCGCTGCCGCAGCGACGACTCGCCGCTCTCCCGCGGCCGGGTCCTGGTCTGCGGCGACGCGGCGGGCCTGCTGGAGCCGTGGACCCGCGAGGGCATCTCGTACGCGCTCCGCTCCGGCCGGCTCGCCGGCGAGTGGGCGGTGCGGGTGGCGGAGGCCGGCGACGCGGTGGACGCCCGGCGCCAGGCGCTGAACTACGCCTTCGCGATCAAGGCGGGCCTCGGTGTGGAGATGGCGGTGGGGCGGCGGATGCTCGCCGTCTTCGAGCGTCGTCCGGGGCTGCTGCACGCGGTGATCACCGGGGTCCGGCCGGCCTGGAAGGCGTTCGCGGACATCACCCGGGGCTCGGCCACGCTGGCCGGCATGGTCCGGTCGAACGGTCTGGCCCGGCGGGCCCTCGAAGTGCTCGACAAGCGCATGGACACCGAGTCGGGCGTCGGCCCGGCGGGCCGGGGCGTGAGCCGCAGGGGCGAGGACGTCGTCCCGGAGGCGACGGACGGCGACGGGGTGTCCACCGGACGGCGGGAGCCCGAGGCGTCCTGA
- a CDS encoding dipeptidase yields the protein MTPNPIAETVRSLMPRAKSELAELVAFESVADEAVAPRSECEAAANWVADALRAEDFRDVALLDTPDGSQAVYGVLPGPAGAPTVLLYAHYDVQPKLDESAWLTPPFQLTEREDGRWYGRGAADCKGGFILHLLALRALKANGGVPVTVKMIVEGSEEQGTGGLERYAEEHPELLTADTIVIGDAGNFRVGLPTVTATLRGMTMIRVQVDTLEGNLHSGQFGGAAPDALAALIRILDSLRGEDGSTVIDGLPADAVWEGLQYPEEQFRADAKVLPGVDLPGAGTVADRIWARPAVTVIGIDCHPVAGATPSIPRTARAQISLRVPPGQDAAEATKLLFAHIEKHTPWNARVTLEQVGQGQPFQADTASPAYASMAEAMRIAYPGQEMQAAGMGGSIPLCNTLASLYPEAEILLIGLSEPEAQIHAVNESVSPEELERLSVAEALFLVNYAASRGA from the coding sequence ATGACGCCGAATCCGATCGCCGAGACCGTCCGGTCCCTGATGCCGCGGGCCAAGTCCGAGCTGGCGGAACTGGTCGCCTTCGAGTCGGTCGCGGACGAGGCCGTGGCGCCCCGCAGCGAGTGCGAGGCCGCGGCGAACTGGGTCGCCGACGCCCTGCGCGCCGAGGACTTCCGCGACGTGGCGCTGCTCGACACGCCGGACGGTTCCCAGGCCGTGTACGGCGTGCTGCCCGGCCCGGCCGGCGCGCCGACGGTGCTGCTCTACGCCCACTACGACGTGCAGCCGAAGCTGGACGAGTCGGCGTGGCTGACCCCGCCGTTCCAGCTGACCGAGCGCGAGGACGGGCGCTGGTACGGGCGCGGCGCCGCCGACTGCAAGGGCGGCTTCATCCTCCACCTGCTGGCGCTGCGGGCCCTCAAGGCCAACGGCGGCGTGCCGGTGACCGTGAAGATGATCGTCGAGGGCTCGGAGGAGCAGGGCACCGGCGGTCTGGAGCGGTACGCCGAGGAGCACCCCGAGCTGCTCACCGCCGACACCATCGTGATCGGCGACGCGGGCAACTTCCGGGTCGGTCTGCCGACGGTGACCGCGACGCTGCGCGGCATGACGATGATCCGGGTCCAGGTCGACACCCTGGAGGGCAACCTCCACTCGGGCCAGTTCGGCGGTGCCGCGCCCGACGCGCTCGCCGCGCTCATCCGGATCCTGGACTCGCTGCGGGGCGAGGACGGCTCGACGGTGATCGACGGTCTGCCGGCCGACGCGGTGTGGGAGGGCCTGCAGTACCCGGAGGAGCAGTTCCGCGCCGACGCCAAGGTGCTGCCGGGCGTCGACCTGCCGGGCGCGGGCACGGTCGCCGACCGCATCTGGGCCCGTCCGGCCGTCACCGTCATCGGCATCGACTGCCACCCGGTGGCGGGGGCGACCCCGTCGATCCCGCGGACCGCCCGCGCGCAGATCAGCCTGCGGGTGCCGCCCGGCCAGGACGCGGCCGAGGCGACCAAGCTGCTCTTCGCCCACATCGAGAAGCACACGCCGTGGAACGCGCGCGTGACCCTGGAGCAGGTCGGCCAGGGCCAGCCGTTCCAGGCCGACACCGCCAGCCCGGCGTACGCGTCGATGGCGGAGGCGATGCGGATCGCGTACCCGGGCCAGGAGATGCAGGCGGCCGGCATGGGCGGCTCGATCCCGCTGTGCAACACGCTCGCCTCGCTCTACCCCGAGGCCGAGATCCTGCTCATCGGCCTGAGCGAGCCGGAGGCGCAGATCCACGCGGTCAACGAGTCGGTCTCGCCGGAGGAGCTGGAGCGGCTCTCGGTCGCCGAGGCGCTGTTCCTCGTCAACTACGCGGCGAGCCGGGGCGCCTGA
- a CDS encoding MBL fold metallo-hydrolase has product MEPLRITPRLHLLDYSIGQAYLWRDDTELTLVDAGWAGSADRTTAAVRAAGLDPDRLARIVLTHGHRDHVGAAAALADRHGAEIVAHRLDAPYVRGELPMPLPDLLEWERPLWDHGLTCPEAPPTRVDREVGDGDGLGFGDGAVAVHTPGHTPGSMAVHLPRHGVLFAGDTVASVRGVTFGVFHVDRARALESMRRLAELRPSVLCCGHGPAVTENTAEQLSAAAAAGAVTL; this is encoded by the coding sequence ATGGAACCCCTCAGGATCACGCCCCGGCTGCACCTGCTCGACTACTCGATCGGGCAGGCCTACCTGTGGCGGGACGACACGGAACTGACCCTCGTGGACGCCGGCTGGGCCGGATCGGCGGACCGCACGACCGCGGCCGTCCGGGCGGCCGGCCTGGACCCGGACCGGCTGGCCCGGATCGTCCTCACCCACGGCCACCGGGACCACGTGGGCGCGGCGGCGGCGCTGGCCGACCGGCACGGCGCCGAGATCGTCGCCCACCGGCTCGACGCGCCGTACGTCCGCGGCGAGCTGCCGATGCCCCTCCCCGACCTCCTGGAGTGGGAGCGGCCCCTCTGGGACCACGGCCTCACCTGTCCGGAGGCGCCGCCGACCCGGGTGGACCGGGAGGTCGGGGACGGCGACGGCCTCGGCTTCGGGGACGGCGCGGTCGCCGTCCACACCCCCGGGCACACGCCGGGCTCGATGGCCGTGCATCTCCCCCGCCACGGCGTGCTCTTCGCGGGCGACACCGTGGCGTCGGTACGGGGGGTGACCTTCGGCGTGTTCCATGTGGACCGCGCGCGGGCCCTGGAGTCGATGCGGCGGCTGGCGGAGCTGCGGCCGTCGGTGCTGTGCTGCGGGCACGGCCCCGCGGTGACCGAGAACACGGCGGAGCAGCTGTCGGCGGCCGCGGCGGCCGGGGCCGTGACGCTCTGA
- a CDS encoding NUDIX hydrolase gives MIVWINGAFGAGKSSTARELVGLIPHSTLYDPEATGAELRRLLPAKRLAEVDDYQDLPIWRRLVVDTAAALHAEVGGVLVVPMTLLRQEYRDEIFGGLAARRIDVRHVLLAPEETILRTRIDGRAEYGDPGVDADVRRWCHDHIPAYREAAAGWLGADAHTVDTSALTVAETARAVADAVRAGRAAPCGIVQTPEPTRETLAAGVLLFDEEDRFLLVDPTYKPGWEFPGGVVESGEPPARAGMREVAEEIGLELDAVPRLLLVDWERPQPPGFGGLRLLFDGGRLAARDTARLRLPGAELRAWRFVTEEEAADLLPPVRYDRLRWALRARERGTVLNLEAGVPVG, from the coding sequence GTGATCGTCTGGATCAACGGTGCTTTCGGCGCGGGCAAGTCCAGCACCGCGCGCGAACTGGTCGGACTGATCCCGCACAGCACGCTGTACGACCCCGAGGCGACCGGCGCGGAACTGCGCCGGCTCCTGCCCGCCAAGCGCCTCGCCGAGGTGGACGACTACCAGGACCTGCCCATCTGGCGGAGGCTCGTCGTGGACACCGCCGCCGCCCTGCACGCCGAGGTCGGCGGGGTGCTCGTGGTCCCGATGACGCTGCTGCGGCAGGAGTACCGGGACGAGATCTTCGGCGGCCTCGCCGCCCGCCGCATCGACGTCCGGCATGTGCTCCTGGCACCGGAGGAAACGATCCTGCGGACACGTATCGACGGACGCGCGGAGTACGGCGACCCGGGCGTCGACGCCGACGTGCGCCGCTGGTGCCACGACCACATCCCGGCCTACCGGGAGGCCGCCGCCGGCTGGCTCGGCGCCGACGCCCACACCGTCGACACCTCGGCGCTCACCGTCGCCGAGACCGCCCGGGCCGTCGCCGACGCGGTCCGGGCCGGGCGCGCCGCGCCCTGCGGCATCGTCCAGACCCCCGAGCCGACCCGCGAGACGCTGGCCGCCGGCGTCCTCCTCTTCGACGAGGAGGACCGCTTCCTCCTCGTCGACCCCACCTACAAGCCCGGCTGGGAGTTCCCCGGCGGCGTCGTCGAGTCCGGCGAACCGCCCGCCCGCGCCGGCATGCGCGAGGTCGCCGAGGAGATCGGCCTGGAGCTGGACGCCGTCCCCCGGCTCCTCCTCGTCGACTGGGAGCGGCCCCAGCCGCCCGGCTTCGGCGGTCTCCGGCTGCTCTTCGACGGCGGCCGGCTCGCCGCCCGCGACACCGCGCGCCTCCGGCTGCCCGGCGCCGAACTGCGCGCCTGGCGCTTCGTCACCGAGGAGGAGGCCGCCGACCTCCTCCCGCCCGTCCGCTACGACCGCCTCCGCTGGGCCCTGCGCGCGCGGGAGCGCGGCACGGTGCTCAACCTGGAGGCGGGCGTACCGGTCGGCTGA
- a CDS encoding ROK family protein, whose translation MPSAAPSAAAPAPGTPSTPPAAPSSGPVVALDIGGTKIAGALVDAGGRILARSRRDTPAREDAETVFAAVAEVLDALAASPHWDAAEAVGIGSAGPVDAARGTVSPVNVPGWRAFPLVERVRRRAGGRPVTLVGDGVAMTAAEHWLGAARGRANALCLVVSTGVGGGLVLDGRLHPGPTGNAGHLGHLSVDLDGDPCACGGRGCVERIAAGPHIARRALDQGWRPGPDGDTSAAAVAEAARAGHPVAVAAFERAARALAAGIAATAHLVEVDIAVVGGGVAGAGEVLFAPLRRGLADYATLSFARGLTVVPAATGTDAGLLGAAAAARAAAAGS comes from the coding sequence ATGCCCTCCGCCGCCCCGTCCGCCGCCGCCCCCGCCCCCGGTACCCCCTCCACGCCCCCCGCGGCTCCGTCCTCCGGCCCCGTCGTCGCGCTCGACATCGGCGGCACCAAGATCGCCGGGGCGCTGGTCGACGCCGGGGGACGGATCCTGGCCAGGTCCCGGCGGGACACCCCGGCGCGGGAGGACGCGGAGACGGTCTTCGCGGCGGTCGCGGAGGTGCTCGACGCCCTCGCCGCCTCGCCGCACTGGGACGCCGCCGAGGCCGTCGGCATCGGCAGCGCGGGGCCGGTGGACGCCGCCCGGGGCACGGTCAGTCCGGTGAACGTGCCCGGCTGGCGCGCCTTCCCGCTGGTCGAGCGGGTCCGGCGGCGGGCGGGCGGCCGGCCGGTCACCCTCGTCGGCGACGGCGTCGCCATGACCGCCGCCGAACACTGGCTCGGCGCCGCCCGCGGCCGCGCCAACGCCCTCTGTCTGGTCGTCTCGACCGGGGTCGGCGGCGGCCTCGTCCTCGACGGCCGCCTCCACCCGGGCCCCACCGGCAACGCCGGTCACCTCGGCCACCTCAGCGTGGACCTCGACGGCGACCCCTGCGCCTGTGGCGGCCGCGGCTGCGTCGAGCGCATCGCCGCCGGTCCCCACATCGCCCGCCGCGCCCTCGACCAGGGCTGGCGGCCCGGCCCCGACGGCGACACCTCCGCCGCCGCCGTGGCCGAGGCCGCGCGCGCCGGGCATCCGGTCGCCGTCGCCGCCTTCGAGCGGGCCGCCCGCGCCCTCGCCGCCGGCATCGCCGCCACCGCGCATCTGGTGGAGGTCGACATCGCGGTCGTCGGCGGGGGAGTGGCCGGAGCCGGCGAGGTCCTCTTCGCCCCGCTCCGGCGCGGTCTCGCCGACTACGCCACGCTCTCCTTCGCCCGCGGTCTGACGGTCGTCCCCGCCGCCACCGGCACGGACGCGGGCCTCCTCGGCGCCGCCGCCGCGGCCCGCGCCGCCGCCGCGGGGAGCTGA